The Bacillus marinisedimentorum DNA segment GGATACCAGTCGACCGGGTTGTCTTTATGTTGCAATAAATAGGGTGACTTTTCGTATTGGAGTCGATTTGCCATTCCGCCACTTCCTTTCTTCATCCATTTCATTTCAGTATAAACAAAAATGCGTGATTCCATAAAGGAACACCGCTTTGTTTTTCCATTTCCATCCTCTTTCTAAACCATTTTTGCGAAGGTTTTATTAATGCGGGAGAACTCTTATCATCTATAGCCCGCAAAACGGCCGAAACCCAATATGAAACTCACCGGCAGGAGGACCTGGAAGCTTGACAGAGACGCAGTTACCAAAAATTGACCACTGCATCTGAAATGTTTCCATTCCGACAATTCCCACTTTCCTATACAAAAAAAACAGGTCTTTAAAAGCCCTTGCTCCATCAGATCGCTCATCCGGACCTGACCTGGGTACTGCCAGCAAAAGTCACGGCTCTTCACTCAGCCTGTTCACAGGCTCCCACAGTGGTTATCAATCTTTAATTTATTTTTGTATGTCCAATAAAAACATTCAAAAGCAATTTTAAGGACAGCAAAAAAATGACGCACTATTTTTTGAACATTCTGTGACATTTTTGTTATAATTGTGTTAAATGATTGGGGGATGTTTGAGATGGAAAAAGTGGTTTCACTTGAAAAATATAAAAGTGACAAACGGGCCGCAGTGCGCAGGGAGCATATCAGATCAGTATCCACCGTTGTCCTGGCAGCGGAGTTCATCGTGCCTTTTTCCATTTTGGTAGGTATCGTGGTGTTTTTCTTTTCACTTGAAGAAGTCGCGGCATGGCTTTTTTAGCCATTTATGGCATCAAGTAATCATACTGCCGGTCACCCGGCTTTTTTATTTGCATCTGTATTCATAGAAAAAAGATCGGGGACCATACCTGGGCTTTAGCTGTTTCTCGATTACTTCCCTTTGAATCCGGGCTCGCGCTTTTCTTTGAACGCATTGACCCCTTCCCGATGATCTTCGGTTGTTACAACTGTCGCCTGGGTAATCCGCTCTAACTCCAAAACCTCATCCAACGTCGATGTAAGGGATCGGTCGGCTATTTTTTTCATGAAGCCATAAGCTTTTGAAGGGCCTGCAGCAATCCTGCCGGCATAACGTGCCGCTTGCTCCCGGAACGTTTCAGCCGGATACACTTGATTGACGATGCCGAGCGTATGCGCTTTTTCAGCACTAATGGGTTCAGCACTGAATAACAGTTCTTTTGCAAGGTATGGGCCAACAAGGCGCGGCAAAAAATACAGGCCTCCCCCGTCAGATATGAGTCCCACTCTGGAAAAGCTTAAGACGAAGCGGCTCCCTTC contains these protein-coding regions:
- a CDS encoding enoyl-CoA hydratase/isomerase family protein, yielding MIETEKNHLLVKVEDKIMYVTLNRPDSLNAFSPEMISGLKASVQNAKEDDSIRVLVISGAGRSFSAGGDVKTMGEAKPTEVYDHIGKLNELVTAMRDLEKPIIAAVHGFAAGAGFNLALASDLILAAEGSRFVLSFSRVGLISDGGGLYFLPRLVGPYLAKELLFSAEPISAEKAHTLGIVNQVYPAETFREQAARYAGRIAAGPSKAYGFMKKIADRSLTSTLDEVLELERITQATVVTTEDHREGVNAFKEKREPGFKGK